Proteins encoded together in one Ipomoea triloba cultivar NCNSP0323 chromosome 4, ASM357664v1 window:
- the LOC116017021 gene encoding very-long-chain (3R)-3-hydroxyacyl-CoA dehydratase 2, whose product MPANLQSSYLFLYNSLQAFGWAVSLWRLLISFISTGSITGAYASAGQLICFLQSLAFLEVLHGAIGIVPSGVLLPLMQWGGRTHFLLAIVRSISEVQELPAIFITFSAWSISEVIRYSHYALNCISTPPHLVTYLRYTAFIVLYPIGVGPGEMWLMYQALPIIKERNLYADRLPFSYYNFVLVVLLLYPVLWLKLYLHLFKQRRSKLGKHQKTKRG is encoded by the exons ATGCCTGCTAATTTGCAGAGTTCCTATCTCTTCCTCTACAATTCTCTTCAGGCCTTTGGATG GGCAGTTTCACTATGGAGACTCTTGATCAGCTTCATTTCCACTGGGTCAATCACTGGGGCTTACGCTTCTGCTGGACAGCTGATTT GTTTCCTGCAAAGTCTGGCATTCTTGGAAGTCTTACATGGCGCTATAG GGATTGTTCCTAGTGGAGTGCTACTCCCTTTGATGCAGTGGGGTGGGAgaactcattttttacttgctATTGTTCGCTCAATCAGTGAG GTCCAGGAATTGCCAGCAATTTTCATAACGTTTTCTGCTTGGAGCATATCAGAA GTAATTAGATATTCTCATTATGCCTTGAATTGCATTAGCACTCCTCCACATTTGGTCACTTACCTCAG GTACACTGCTTTTATCGTGCTGTATCCGATTGGAGTTGGTCCTGGCGAAA TGTGGCTCATGTACCAGGCACTTCCGATTATAAAAGAGAGAAACCTATACGCAGATCGCCTCCCTTTCAGCTATTATAACTTTGTTTTG GTGGTGCTTCTCTTATACCCAGTTTTGTGGCTGAAACTTTACCTGCACTTGTTTAAGCAACGTCGTTCAAAATTGGGTAAACACCAGAAGACCAAAAGAGGTTGA
- the LOC116017125 gene encoding probable aquaporin TIP1-2 codes for MAVPRIAIGSVGEATSPDALKAAVAEFISMLIFVFAGSGSGMAFNKLTDNGAATPAGLISAAIAHAFALFVAVSVGANISGGHVNPAVTFGAFVGGHITLLRSVVYWIAQLLGSVVACLLLKFATGGLETPAFGLSAGVAPWNAVVFEIVMTFGLVYTVYATAVDPKKGNIGIIAPIAIGFIVGANILAGGAFDGASMNPAVSFGPAVVSWSWECHWVYWLGPFLGAAIAALVYQVIFICQNTHEQLPTTDY; via the exons ATGGCAGTTCCGAGAATCGCTATTGGAAGCGTGGGCGAGGCTACCTCGCCGGATGCTCTCAAAGCCGCCGTGGCGGAGTTCATTTCCATGCTTATATTCGTCTTCGCCGGCTCCGGCTCCGGCATGGCTTTCA ATAAGCTGACGGATAATGGAGCCGCCACCCCCGCCGGACTCATTTCTGCGGCAATAGCCCACGCTTTTGCACTCTTCGTCGCGGTTTCCGTCGGCGCCAACATTTCCGGCGGTCACGTAAACCCTGCTGTCACATTTGGCGCCTTCGTCGGAGGTCACATCACCCTCCTCAGAAGTGTTGTTTATTGGATTGCCCAATTGCTCGGCTCTGTCGTTGCTTGCTTGCTTCTCAAGTTTGCCACTGGTGGATTG GAAACACCGGCATTTGGGCTGTCAGCGGGAGTGGCGCCGTGGAACGCGGTGGTTTTCGAGATAGTGATGACATTCGGGCTGGTTTACACGGTGTACGCCACGGCCGTTGACCCGAAGAAGGGCAACATTGGGATCATTGCCCCGATCGCCATTGGTTTCATAGTGGGTGCCAACATTCTGGCGGGCGGGGCGTTCGACGGTGCATCTATGAACCCCGCGGTGTCCTTCGGGCCTGCCGTGGTGAGCTGGAGCTGGGAGTGCCACTGGGTTTACTGGCTCGGCCCGTTCTTGGGTGCCGCCATCGCCGCCTTGGTCTACCAAGTCATCTTCATTTGCCAGAACACTCACGAACAGCTCCCCACCACAGATTACTAA
- the LOC116016611 gene encoding exocyst complex component EXO70H1, with the protein MGGGFFSSSSKPGSPLSFPSKSPSPPRSSFSETLMKETIATVEPMIRKWDLEESATYERISYLFRDNRVEAMEFLSCVNDLQHSMQLVALENSSSEHLVTAHNLMQIAMKRLQKEFYTILSGNRYFLDPSTRFSGTSSAKSSVSDLGDDNVSEEDEETVGRTGRVPDAAVADLKAVAECMIGAGYGKECMKIYTIIRKSIVDETLYYLGIENSSTSQIQKMDWETLDERAKNWLSAVKIAVTTLFLGERILCSEVFAASEDIKESCFTAISKDAAMSVLGFAESVGKYKKLSVEKMFRFLDLYEAVSELWPEIESIFDFTSTSAVRSQAVMSLLKLGEAVRAMLTEFETAVQKDSSKPPPGGAVHPLTRYVMNYLVFLADYSGEVSEIVADWPLSTNSPLPEAYFSTPHPDDDDSGASAVSERFAWLVLLLLCKLDGKAQMYKDVPLSYLFLANNLNYVVSKVRQSNLNLILGSGWISTHEGKVKQYAANYERMGWDKVLASFPEIPTADISPAEANDCFTKFNSGFEEAYRRQSSWVIPDPKLRDQVKISLANRIVPGYRDLYEEHLSRFRGAESVVRFTPDDLQNYLSDLFHGLSISGGSKASNGASSPSPSTSPLRGR; encoded by the coding sequence ATGGGAGGTGGGTTTTTCTCATCATCATCCAAGCCTGGATCCCCTCTGAGTTTCCCGTCAAAATCGCCGTCTCCTCCTCGCAGTTCGTTTTCCGAAACGCTCATGAAAGAAACGATTGCCACCGTAGAACCAATGATCCGGAAATGGGACCTCGAGGAATCGGCGACGTACGAGAGAATCTCCTACCTTTTCCGGGATAATCGGGTAGAGGCTATGGAGTTTCTGAGCTGCGTCAACGACTTGCAGCATTCTATGCAACTAGTGGCCCTGGAGAATTCGAGCTCTGAGCACCTCGTTACAGCTCATAACTTGATGCAAATCGCCATGAAGAGGCTTCAGAAAGAGTTCTACACTATTTTATCCGGAAATCGGTACTTTCTGGATCCTTCGACCAGGTTTTCCGGAACATCATCGGCGAAATCCAGTGTTTCAGATTTGGGAGACGATAATGTTTCcgaggaagatgaagagacaGTTGGCCGAACGGGGAGAGTTCCCGACGCGGCGGTTGCGGATTTGAAAGCCGTCGCGGAATGCATGATCGGAGCTGGGTACGGAAAAGAGTGCATGAAGATTTACACCATAATCCGGAAATCCATCGTGGATGAGACTCTGTATTATCTGGGAATAGAAAACTCGAGCACTTCCCAGATTCAGAAAATGGATTGGGAAACATTGGACGAGAGAGCTAAGAATTGGCTGTCTGCGGTGAAAATCGCGGTGACAACTCTCTTCCTCGGAGAGAGGATTCTCTGCAGCGAGGTTTTCGCGGCTTCCGAGGATATCAAAGAGTCGTGTTTTACGGCAATCTCAAAAGACGCCGCGATGTCGGTGCTGGGATTCGCGGAATCCGTTGGGAAATATAAGAAGCTATCCGTCGAGAAAATGTTCCGTTTTTTGGATCTTTACGAGGCGGTTTCGGAGCTATGGCCGGAAATTGAATCCATTTTCGACTTCACTTCCACATCCGCGGTGAGGTCACAGGCGGTGATGTCACTCCTAAAGCTCGGAGAAGCCGTTAGAGCGATGCTTACGGAGTTTGAGACGGCGGTTCAGAAAGATTCCTCGAAACCGCCGCCAGGTGGCGCTGTTCATCCGTTAACTCGGTACGTGATGAATTACCTCGTTTTCCTCGCCGATTACAGCGGCGAGGTTTCCGAAATCGTCGCGGACTGGCCGTTGTCGACGAACTCGCCGTTGCCGGAGGCCTACTTCTCGACTCCTCACCCCGACGACGACGATTCCGGCGCCTCCGCCGTCTCCGAGCGGTTCGCGTGGCTCGTTCTCCTCCTCCTCTGCAAACTCGACGGCAAGGCACAGATGTACAAGGACGTGCCGTTATCGTACCTGTTCTTAGCCAACAACCTAAACTACGTCGTTTCCAAGGTCCGACAATCGAACCTGAACCTCATTCTCGGGTCGGGTTGGATCTCGACCCACGAAGGGAAGGTGAAACAGTACGCGGCGAACTACGAGAGGATGGGCTGGGATAAGGTGCTGGCGTCATTCCCGGAGATTCCAACCGCCGACATTTCTCCGGCGGAAGCAAATGACTGCTTTACGAAATTCAACTCCGGTTTCGAGGAGGCCTACCGGAGACAGAGCTCGTGGGTCATACCCGACCCGAAGCTACGCGACCAAGTGAAGATTTCCCTCGCAAACCGAATAGTTCCGGGTTACCGAGATTTGTACGAGGAGCATCTTAGCAGATTCCGTGGCGCGGAATCAGTGGTCAGATTTACCCCTGACGATTTGCAAAATTACCTCTCTGACCTTTTTCACGGATTGAGTATTTCAGGCGGGAGCAAAGCTTCAAACGGCGCTTCATCGCCGTCACCGTCAACATCGCCGTTACGCGGCCGATGA
- the LOC116016183 gene encoding uncharacterized protein LOC116016183, translating to MDELKQRLLYTSLELEQLRIEACEETRKSSEYVKQLIHLVKIACRERDEARDQLQKLMFMNVNYSITANNNSCNNNITESNSFSETLNNHHSHGSSPPAPAPESFLKVGPSTELLNADYNVKIESLVKGKPLPEKGKFLQAVLEAPPLLQTLIVAAPLPRWRNPPQLKPFHIPPVSIRAANKAEISVQGISVTSHPHPYFEMSNTMLNNNNVGNFPSATLLGSQMMISAGNYGHPGKRQRFL from the coding sequence ATGGATGAATTGAAGCAAAGGCTATTGTACACTAGTCTTGAACTGGAACAGTTGAGGATTGAAGCGTGTGAGGAAACAAGAAAGAGCAGTGAGTATGTGAAGCAACTGATTCATCTTGTGAAGATAGCTTGCAGGGAAAGAGATGAAGCTAGAGATCAGCTTCAGAAGCTCATGTTCATGAATGTGAATTATTCCATAACCGCCAATAATAATTcatgcaataataatattacagaATCAAACAGTTTCTCCGAAACCTTAAATAATCACCACTCTCACGGTTCTTccccgccggcgccggcgcctgAGTCCTTCTTGAAAGTGGGTCCCTCCACAGAGCTCTTGAATGCCgattataatgtaaaaattgagAGTCTTGTGAAGGGAAAGCCTTTGCCGGAGAAAGGGAAATTTCTGCAGGCCGTTCTTGAAGCGCCGCCGCTGCTCCAGACGCTTATTGTGGCGGCGCCGCTCCCTCGGTGGCGCAATCCGCCGCAGCTTAAACCGTTCCACATCCCACCGGTTTCCATCAGAGCCGCCAATAAAGCTGAGATTTCAGTTCAGGGTATATCAGTCACTTCACACCCACACCCATACTTTGAGATGTCGAATACtatgttaaataataataatgtcggAAATTTTCCTTCGGCAACTCTTCTTGGTAGTCAGATGATGATATCTGCAGGTAATTATGGGCATCCAGGGAAGCGCCAAAGATTCCTGTGA